A stretch of the Planktothricoides raciborskii GIHE-MW2 genome encodes the following:
- a CDS encoding TOMM precursor leader peptide-binding protein, with protein sequence MPSTPLLQIKPHFHVEVIEPKQVYLLGEQANYALTGQLYCQILPLLDGQHNREQIVEKLDGEVPEEYIDYVLERLTEKGYLTEAAPELSPEVAAFWSELGIAPPVAAAALRQPVTLTTVGENISEVTVAALTTALQDIGISVQSPTAEDSATALNVVLTDDYLQPELTKINKQALERQQTWLLVKPVGSVLWLGPVFVPGKTGCWGCLAHPLRGNREVESSVLRQKQAQQQRNGQNGSAIGCLPTAKATLPSTLQTGLQFAATEIAKCIVKQYVNATAPGTVFFPTLDGKIITFNHTVIDLKSHVLVRRPQCPSCGEPQILQRRGFEPLKLESRRKLFTQDGGHRATTPEQTVQKYQHLISPITGVVTELVRITDPANPLVHTYRAGHSFGAATTLRGLRNTLKHKSSGKGKTDSQSKASGFCEAVERYSGIFQGDEPRKRATLAELGDLAIHPEQCLCFSDTQYANREALNEQATVAHDWIPQRFDASQAIEWTPVWSLTEQTHKYLPTAMCYYHYPLPPEHRFARGDSNGNAAGNTLEEAILQGFLELVERDSVGLWWYNRLSRPAVDLSSFDEPYFVQLQQFYRENDRDLWVLDLTADLGIPAFVGVSNRKTGSSERLILGFGAHLDPTVAIIRTLTEVSQIGLELDKVPDENLKSDAKDWLVNAKLADHPYLLPDATQPLKTAQDYPKLWGDDIYAEVNTCVEIAKQAGLETLVVDQTRPDIGLNVVKVIVPGMRHFWSRFGAGRLYDVPVKLGWLAEPLTEGQMNPTPMPF encoded by the coding sequence CAAGTGTATCTCCTGGGCGAACAGGCTAACTATGCCCTCACCGGACAACTGTACTGCCAGATTTTGCCCCTCTTGGATGGGCAACACAATCGCGAGCAGATTGTGGAAAAGCTGGATGGGGAAGTGCCAGAAGAATACATCGACTATGTACTGGAGCGTCTGACGGAAAAGGGCTACCTCACCGAGGCTGCCCCAGAACTTTCCCCGGAAGTGGCGGCATTTTGGAGCGAGTTAGGGATTGCACCCCCCGTTGCGGCGGCAGCTTTAAGGCAACCCGTCACCCTAACAACGGTGGGCGAAAATATCAGTGAAGTGACAGTAGCCGCCCTAACCACAGCCCTGCAAGACATTGGCATTTCCGTGCAGTCTCCCACAGCAGAGGATTCTGCAACAGCACTGAACGTGGTGTTGACCGATGACTATTTGCAGCCGGAACTCACCAAGATTAATAAACAGGCACTAGAGCGCCAACAAACTTGGCTGCTGGTTAAGCCTGTAGGCAGTGTCCTGTGGCTAGGGCCGGTGTTTGTTCCGGGTAAGACCGGATGTTGGGGCTGTCTAGCCCATCCCCTCCGGGGCAACCGGGAAGTTGAATCGTCAGTTTTGCGGCAAAAGCAAGCCCAGCAGCAACGCAATGGTCAGAACGGTTCTGCGATCGGCTGCTTGCCCACCGCCAAGGCAACCTTACCTTCCACCTTGCAAACCGGGCTACAGTTTGCCGCCACGGAGATTGCCAAGTGCATTGTCAAGCAATACGTCAATGCCACTGCACCGGGAACAGTGTTCTTTCCCACTCTGGACGGCAAGATTATCACCTTTAATCACACAGTTATCGACTTGAAAAGTCATGTTCTCGTCCGACGACCCCAATGTCCTAGCTGTGGCGAACCGCAAATTTTGCAGCGGCGAGGCTTTGAACCCCTGAAGCTAGAATCCCGTCGCAAGCTGTTCACCCAGGATGGGGGCCACCGCGCCACAACACCAGAACAGACGGTGCAGAAATACCAGCACTTAATCAGCCCGATAACCGGAGTGGTGACGGAACTGGTGCGGATCACTGACCCCGCGAATCCCTTGGTACATACCTATCGGGCGGGGCATAGCTTCGGTGCTGCTACTACCTTGCGGGGTTTACGCAACACCCTGAAACACAAGAGTTCTGGTAAAGGCAAAACCGATAGCCAATCCAAGGCGAGTGGTTTTTGTGAGGCAGTGGAACGCTATTCGGGGATCTTTCAGGGGGATGAACCCCGCAAACGGGCAACCCTGGCGGAACTGGGAGACTTGGCGATTCATCCAGAGCAATGTTTGTGCTTTAGCGACACCCAGTATGCTAACCGGGAAGCCCTCAACGAGCAGGCAACAGTAGCTCACGATTGGATTCCCCAGCGATTTGATGCCAGTCAAGCCATTGAATGGACGCCCGTATGGTCGTTAACAGAGCAGACCCATAAGTATCTGCCTACCGCAATGTGCTACTACCATTATCCCTTGCCCCCAGAACACCGCTTCGCCAGAGGTGATTCCAACGGTAATGCTGCTGGGAACACCCTAGAAGAAGCCATCCTACAAGGGTTTCTGGAATTGGTAGAGCGTGATAGCGTCGGGTTGTGGTGGTACAACCGTCTCAGCCGTCCGGCAGTGGACTTGAGCAGCTTTGATGAGCCGTATTTTGTGCAGTTGCAGCAGTTCTATCGGGAAAACGATCGGGATTTGTGGGTGCTGGATTTGACCGCAGATTTAGGCATTCCCGCTTTTGTGGGGGTGTCGAATCGGAAAACGGGAAGCTCGGAACGCCTGATTCTAGGCTTTGGGGCGCACCTTGACCCAACTGTTGCCATTATCCGAACCCTCACCGAAGTGAGTCAAATAGGCTTGGAACTGGATAAAGTGCCAGACGAGAACCTGAAAAGCGATGCAAAGGATTGGTTAGTGAATGCGAAATTGGCGGATCATCCCTATTTGCTTCCTGATGCCACCCAACCCCTCAAGACGGCTCAGGACTATCCCAAGCTGTGGGGAGATGATATTTACGCGGAGGTGAATACCTGTGTGGAGATTGCCAAGCAAGCGGGTTTAGAAACCTTGGTGGTGGATCAAACCCGACCGGACATTGGTTTGAATGTGGTTAAGGTAATTGTGCCAGGGATGCGGCATTTCTGGTCGCGGTTTGGGGCCGGTCGGCTCTACGATGTGCCGGTGAAGTTGGGATGGTTAGCGGAACCGCTCACGGAGGGACAGATGAACCCGACACCGATGCCATTTTAA
- a CDS encoding DUF5837 family cyanobactin class RiPP, which yields MDKKNLLPNQGKPVIRGISGKLPSHLAELSEEALGGAGVDASFVPCCSYDGADASFVPCCSYDGADASFVPCCSYDDGDA from the coding sequence ATGGACAAGAAAAACCTCCTGCCCAACCAAGGCAAACCCGTCATCCGTGGCATCAGTGGTAAACTCCCCAGCCACTTGGCTGAACTCTCCGAGGAAGCTCTCGGTGGTGCCGGTGTAGATGCCTCTTTCGTGCCTTGCTGTTCCTATGATGGGGCAGATGCCTCTTTCGTGCCTTGCTGTTCCTACGATGGGGCAGATGCCTCTTTCGTGCCTTGCTGTTCCTACGATGATGGTGATGCCTAA
- a CDS encoding DUF5838 family protein, which produces MQNNSISPSVPTQSSPTSEVEKVRAFYNKNSINFSRMVPDPVARSHNLDLAARMGIQPGNYIFDAGCGAGIPAIHIAQSFPGTRIEGITISDVEAAEAQIRIAQTNLVDRVRVQVGDFHAPPFPNEVFDVVFFNDSIKYSNQVSQVLAEAKRVLRPGGTLYITGLFVKEPPLSALEQQSLDEAKQQEMYGSHVITIKKTVEFVEQAGFQSIEYDENQAMTMPALAFRLICENLLHPNSPLFFGEIKAVKPARAKTQNRIQPAGVSSSPARNRHEENLRYIEEHKQIFEIENSYPLNLFEEFIRKPRKGKGGTIACCCNIEKERCYPSRFAYLSEVFVSDPAMKLIDIEDFLSFSHRIEERPELQINRSLLQQFLATGLDPSKVDMVTVGVDVRPELRHSRIKLYFSIRDYPEKIAIAIALCGERRDWQKLIVNGTLLVGFDFFLDNRAAVEVYPTFFPADLQRADVQAYLTSRLPAKALPLLDESRSVQIGISKDNDSDILYFNNFKSPNSAVDYLGNQMVKQVHAHYRNRVFHDLYIGIPESDFYADSIQRVKMYYHMNDFVNQRNLRLI; this is translated from the coding sequence ATGCAAAATAATTCTATCAGTCCTAGTGTTCCTACTCAGTCCAGCCCAACATCTGAAGTCGAAAAAGTTCGTGCTTTTTATAACAAAAATTCCATTAACTTTAGTCGAATGGTTCCCGATCCGGTCGCTAGATCCCATAATCTTGATCTAGCGGCTCGTATGGGGATACAACCTGGAAACTATATCTTTGATGCGGGTTGTGGCGCCGGAATTCCGGCGATTCATATTGCCCAGTCTTTTCCTGGGACGCGGATTGAGGGAATAACGATTTCTGACGTGGAAGCGGCAGAAGCCCAAATTAGGATTGCCCAAACTAACTTGGTCGATCGGGTACGGGTGCAAGTGGGGGATTTTCATGCACCACCCTTTCCTAACGAAGTCTTTGATGTGGTCTTTTTCAACGACAGCATCAAGTATTCTAATCAGGTGTCCCAAGTCCTAGCTGAAGCCAAGCGGGTGCTGCGTCCGGGAGGAACCCTATATATCACAGGTCTTTTTGTCAAAGAGCCTCCGCTCTCTGCGCTCGAGCAACAATCGCTTGATGAAGCCAAGCAGCAAGAAATGTATGGCAGTCATGTGATTACCATTAAGAAAACGGTTGAATTTGTAGAGCAGGCGGGATTCCAGTCCATTGAATATGACGAAAACCAGGCGATGACAATGCCAGCCCTGGCTTTTCGTCTGATTTGTGAAAACTTGCTCCACCCTAATTCGCCTCTATTTTTTGGAGAAATTAAAGCGGTAAAACCTGCCAGAGCTAAAACTCAAAATCGAATTCAACCTGCTGGCGTTAGCTCCAGTCCTGCTCGGAATCGCCATGAAGAAAATTTACGCTATATTGAAGAACACAAGCAAATTTTTGAGATTGAAAATTCTTATCCATTAAATTTGTTTGAAGAATTCATTAGAAAACCAAGGAAAGGTAAAGGAGGGACGATTGCCTGTTGCTGCAATATCGAAAAAGAACGTTGTTATCCCTCTCGTTTTGCTTATCTCTCTGAAGTTTTTGTCTCTGATCCAGCAATGAAATTGATCGATATTGAGGATTTTCTATCTTTCTCCCATCGCATAGAAGAACGTCCAGAACTTCAGATTAATCGGAGTTTACTTCAGCAGTTTTTAGCTACAGGTTTAGACCCTTCTAAAGTAGATATGGTAACTGTTGGTGTTGACGTTCGCCCAGAACTCAGACATTCACGGATCAAGTTGTATTTTAGCATCAGGGACTATCCAGAAAAGATCGCAATTGCCATAGCACTTTGCGGCGAACGGCGTGATTGGCAGAAATTAATAGTTAATGGGACGTTATTAGTAGGGTTTGACTTTTTCTTGGACAATCGAGCTGCGGTAGAAGTCTATCCCACGTTTTTCCCCGCCGATCTCCAGCGAGCGGATGTTCAAGCCTATTTAACTTCCAGACTACCTGCAAAAGCACTACCTCTCCTTGATGAGAGTAGAAGCGTTCAAATTGGGATTAGCAAGGATAACGATAGTGATATTCTATATTTCAATAATTTTAAATCTCCCAACAGTGCCGTTGATTATCTGGGAAATCAAATGGTTAAGCAAGTCCACGCTCACTATCGAAACCGAGTCTTTCACGATTTGTATATCGGGATTCCTGAATCTGATTTTTATGCCGATTCTATTCAGAGGGTAAAAATGTATTATCACATGAACGATTTTGTGAATCAGAGGAATTTGAGATTAATATAG
- a CDS encoding DUF5838 family protein, translating to MTITSGFSHNYLREQRLRFIRTHLDAFDVEPCFPLPLFEEAVLEIEGYCGIEPTCHVEGDRLFASDFQVATYEETWPRSLVDASKFLDKVESRVGVQINRNLLDQFSSLYINSSQIETNTIGIDLRPTLQDSLIKVYMHLHPGEGNEDLVMTALALDGANYSAEVTEVLLKDGSLIGFNLFLDGRSNIEIWAISPGGKYQQRGNFGSYLAAYIRKHFSQKVISLFDVSDGIAASFSKQKTSPLLYFHFFDIKEIPKYFAFNSLGDKIYDFYQSLDCVTYATVYAREQDMESNRLNNYGFLYNRSDTCQVDLDKLRFTQQVGISP from the coding sequence ATGACGATAACTTCTGGATTTTCACATAATTATCTACGAGAGCAGCGACTCCGTTTCATACGAACTCATCTGGATGCTTTTGATGTAGAGCCTTGCTTTCCTCTACCTCTTTTTGAAGAAGCTGTTCTTGAAATTGAAGGCTACTGTGGTATTGAACCCACTTGCCATGTTGAAGGAGATCGCTTATTTGCAAGCGACTTTCAAGTTGCTACCTATGAAGAAACTTGGCCCCGATCGCTGGTCGATGCTTCAAAATTTTTAGACAAAGTTGAAAGCAGAGTGGGCGTTCAAATTAATCGGAACTTGCTCGATCAGTTTTCATCCCTATACATTAACTCTAGCCAAATCGAAACTAACACCATCGGCATTGACTTACGTCCGACACTTCAGGATTCTCTAATCAAGGTATATATGCACCTCCATCCTGGGGAAGGTAACGAAGATTTAGTGATGACAGCTCTCGCACTTGATGGTGCTAACTATTCGGCTGAAGTGACAGAAGTTTTGCTAAAAGATGGTAGCTTAATTGGATTTAATCTTTTCCTGGATGGTCGTAGTAACATAGAAATATGGGCGATTTCGCCCGGAGGTAAATACCAACAGCGAGGCAACTTTGGAAGCTATCTTGCTGCCTATATACGAAAACACTTTTCACAAAAAGTGATTTCTCTATTTGATGTTTCAGACGGGATTGCAGCAAGTTTTTCTAAGCAAAAGACAAGCCCCCTATTGTATTTTCACTTTTTTGATATCAAAGAAATCCCAAAATATTTTGCATTCAATAGCTTGGGCGACAAAATTTATGACTTTTATCAGAGTCTTGACTGTGTTACCTATGCTACTGTGTATGCCCGAGAGCAAGATATGGAAAGTAATCGGTTAAATAACTATGGGTTTTTGTACAATAGAAGTGATACATGTCAAGTGGATTTAGATAAATTGCGCTTCACACAACAGGTTGGAATTAGTCCTTAA
- a CDS encoding PatA/PatG family cyanobactin maturation protease, giving the protein MSLHSFAVSLNPSVQVSSTESQYTLGSVEADPTALLTLATTPGITMVLDSLKAGSSTPELLVQKLAELEGQAVGEQFGQMLKQLDERGWLSYTVLPLAVAIPMVDSAELNLAQPYWTQTRVALSRFAYQRPYEGTMVLESPLSKFRVKLLDWRASAILTQLAQPQSLGAVTPPPYLGAETAYQFLNLLWVAGFLTADPEPPSLQLWDFHNLLFHSRSRGGRHDYPLQDTNIEQWSDFPVVKPPMSDRIVPLPHPNLGALKYNDATLTEAIERRKSIRKCDEAHPVTVEQLSELLYRTARIKDIRSVEEYFGENWREILDFDADIDYGELASRPYPGGGAMYELEIYPVVRRCEGLDTGLYHYDPLNHQLEQIIGAEDNIFALSGYKLPNNLPSNLGTPQVLLVITARFGRLFRKYRSLAYSLVLKHVGVLQQNFYLVATNMGLAPCAWGYGDSDGFGQAAGLDYVEESAVGEFTLSSLPKRDLRASGVELAQDVDASEESGEVGISVSKAELTRSETEPDPADVGFLSSIQPTETLSSSDEGLREAAETVSKAVRSEALETSMETTDAAVSGRETESVNLSALSESTTEVMDSKVSESQAESDIIPDEIESATISASEVESSASPALVALHPHDLDDRVPGLAYLRNQTLGDPRITIVVLEGNPDHSLSCFQSPEISKVFPYWHDTPEPFSAEDYAKYRAIDDSDRTKQEKEEALKAAFPEPQIVRLKVDDHTCHVTSIIVGQENTPSAGIAPHCRLINLPVNSTGIPEESIGILNLARAFEQALNLGANIIHCGFCRPTQTCEGEELLAKAVQKCLDNNILIVGPAGNGLGEYWCLPGVLPGVLPVGAMDLGSPPAHYSNWGRNYTQEGIMAPGDDIWGAQLGSEKPKLRTGTSGSAPIVTGIAALLMSLQLQQGKPIDAEAVRMALLNTAIPCDPKRVEEPERCMRGFVNIAGAMEVLFGRPSVTISFAGDQVTRTEWAGYALPTPTAMSASSAPSSAVVAAIAENAVTDGAIATVQESAEPTNIETSTAFAGDVYALGTLGYDFGDEARRDTFKQLMPPFELDGIMVPPDPYDARQVVEHLDRNPDEARSLIWTLNLEQNTLYALEPKGPFASDVYEIFLQMLAGQLEPETSDEFVERISVAARRTNRTVELFSGEVVPVVTVHDLRGMYGWTVNALINPALASVRNLEPDREPIVREAISAFLNRVYYDLHNLGQTSRDRALNFATTNIFQAVSVFAEAIASGRQLDTISVEKSPYCRIRSDCWDVLLTFFDPDSSRRSRRVFRFTLDVAANLPVTIGSIKRWSIPGQSNSQ; this is encoded by the coding sequence ATGAGCCTTCATTCCTTCGCAGTTTCCCTAAATCCTTCTGTCCAAGTGAGCAGCACTGAAAGTCAGTATACCCTGGGCTCGGTAGAAGCAGATCCCACCGCTTTACTCACCCTGGCGACAACCCCTGGAATCACGATGGTTCTTGATAGTCTTAAGGCTGGCAGTAGTACCCCCGAATTACTGGTACAAAAGTTAGCGGAACTGGAAGGTCAGGCAGTGGGGGAACAGTTCGGGCAGATGCTAAAACAACTGGATGAGCGGGGTTGGTTGAGTTATACCGTCTTGCCCCTAGCAGTGGCAATCCCGATGGTGGACTCGGCTGAGTTAAATCTAGCCCAACCCTACTGGACACAAACCCGTGTCGCCCTCTCCCGTTTTGCCTATCAGCGTCCCTACGAAGGCACAATGGTGCTGGAGTCCCCCCTGTCGAAGTTTCGGGTCAAGCTCCTCGACTGGCGAGCTAGTGCCATCCTCACTCAACTAGCTCAACCTCAATCTTTAGGAGCTGTCACACCTCCCCCCTACTTGGGTGCAGAAACCGCCTATCAGTTTCTCAATTTATTGTGGGTCGCAGGGTTTCTGACGGCTGACCCCGAACCTCCCTCGCTTCAACTTTGGGACTTTCACAACCTCCTGTTCCACAGCCGCAGCCGCGGGGGTCGCCATGACTATCCATTACAGGACACCAACATTGAGCAGTGGTCAGATTTCCCAGTAGTGAAACCACCCATGAGCGATCGGATTGTGCCGCTACCCCATCCGAACTTGGGGGCGTTGAAGTATAACGATGCTACGCTCACCGAAGCGATCGAGAGACGGAAGTCCATCCGTAAGTGTGATGAAGCTCATCCAGTTACAGTTGAACAACTCAGCGAACTGCTTTATCGTACTGCCCGGATCAAAGATATTCGCTCAGTGGAGGAGTATTTTGGTGAAAATTGGCGAGAAATACTCGATTTTGACGCGGACATTGACTATGGCGAGTTGGCCAGTCGTCCGTACCCTGGCGGCGGAGCGATGTATGAGCTAGAAATTTATCCAGTGGTGCGACGATGTGAAGGATTGGACACAGGGCTGTATCACTACGACCCACTCAATCACCAATTGGAGCAGATTATAGGAGCAGAAGACAATATCTTTGCTCTATCAGGCTATAAGCTTCCAAACAACCTCCCAAGCAATTTGGGAACACCACAAGTCCTTCTTGTGATTACGGCGCGGTTTGGGCGATTGTTCCGTAAGTATCGTTCCTTGGCCTACTCGTTAGTGCTGAAACACGTGGGAGTATTGCAGCAAAATTTTTATCTGGTGGCGACGAATATGGGTCTGGCTCCCTGTGCATGGGGATATGGAGATAGCGATGGTTTTGGACAAGCAGCAGGTTTGGATTATGTGGAAGAGTCGGCGGTGGGTGAGTTCACGTTAAGCTCTCTACCGAAAAGGGATTTGCGAGCGAGTGGAGTTGAGTTAGCTCAAGATGTTGATGCCTCCGAAGAGTCAGGGGAAGTAGGTATCTCCGTGAGTAAGGCTGAGTTAACTCGGAGTGAGACGGAACCAGATCCGGCTGATGTTGGATTTCTTTCTTCAATCCAACCGACAGAGACTTTGAGTTCCTCTGACGAGGGATTGAGGGAAGCGGCGGAAACCGTCAGTAAGGCGGTTCGTTCGGAGGCTTTAGAAACCTCAATGGAGACAACAGATGCCGCCGTTTCCGGACGTGAGACGGAATCGGTTAACTTGTCGGCTTTATCAGAGTCCACAACTGAAGTCATGGACTCAAAAGTATCAGAGAGCCAAGCCGAATCGGATATTATCCCGGATGAAATTGAATCGGCGACGATTTCCGCCAGTGAGGTTGAGAGTTCTGCCTCCCCAGCTTTGGTAGCGCTCCATCCTCACGACCTCGACGATCGCGTCCCTGGACTCGCCTACCTCCGTAACCAAACTCTCGGCGACCCCCGCATCACGATTGTGGTTCTCGAAGGCAACCCCGACCACTCCCTCTCTTGTTTCCAAAGCCCTGAAATTTCTAAAGTCTTTCCCTACTGGCACGACACGCCAGAACCGTTTTCCGCAGAAGACTATGCCAAATACCGAGCGATTGATGATAGTGATCGCACGAAACAGGAGAAAGAAGAAGCCCTTAAGGCAGCTTTTCCAGAACCGCAGATAGTCCGTCTCAAAGTCGATGACCATACTTGCCATGTCACCAGCATCATCGTGGGTCAAGAGAACACCCCTTCTGCTGGTATTGCTCCCCACTGTCGCCTGATTAATTTGCCGGTTAATAGTACGGGGATTCCCGAGGAATCTATTGGTATTTTGAACCTAGCCCGTGCCTTTGAGCAAGCACTGAATTTAGGGGCAAATATCATTCACTGTGGGTTCTGTCGCCCTACCCAAACCTGCGAAGGGGAAGAGCTATTGGCTAAAGCGGTACAGAAGTGCTTGGATAACAACATTCTGATTGTTGGGCCTGCGGGTAATGGTTTGGGTGAATATTGGTGTCTGCCAGGAGTCCTGCCAGGAGTCCTTCCGGTCGGAGCAATGGATTTAGGCAGTCCACCTGCCCACTATAGTAACTGGGGACGCAACTACACCCAAGAGGGGATTATGGCTCCGGGTGATGACATTTGGGGAGCGCAACTCGGTAGTGAAAAACCGAAACTGCGAACAGGAACCAGTGGTTCGGCTCCCATCGTCACCGGAATCGCTGCGCTGCTGATGAGTTTGCAGCTACAACAAGGTAAACCCATTGATGCAGAGGCTGTCCGTATGGCACTCCTTAACACCGCTATTCCTTGCGATCCTAAGCGGGTAGAAGAACCGGAACGCTGTATGCGCGGCTTTGTCAATATTGCTGGGGCAATGGAAGTCCTGTTTGGACGACCTTCTGTCACTATTTCCTTTGCAGGCGACCAAGTGACCCGCACCGAATGGGCTGGTTATGCCCTACCTACCCCAACAGCGATGTCAGCCAGTTCAGCCCCTAGTTCGGCTGTTGTGGCGGCGATCGCAGAAAATGCCGTTACCGACGGGGCGATCGCCACTGTTCAAGAATCCGCAGAACCCACCAACATCGAAACCAGCACCGCCTTTGCTGGTGATGTTTATGCTCTGGGTACTCTGGGATACGACTTTGGCGATGAAGCCCGCCGAGATACCTTCAAGCAACTGATGCCTCCGTTTGAACTGGATGGGATCATGGTTCCCCCAGATCCTTATGATGCTCGTCAGGTGGTTGAACACCTCGATCGCAACCCGGACGAAGCCCGATCGCTGATTTGGACTCTCAACCTCGAGCAAAATACCCTCTATGCCTTAGAACCAAAAGGCCCCTTTGCCAGCGACGTTTACGAAATATTCTTGCAGATGTTGGCCGGACAACTGGAACCAGAAACCAGCGATGAATTTGTCGAACGCATCAGTGTCGCCGCCCGTCGCACCAACCGCACGGTGGAACTCTTTTCTGGGGAAGTGGTGCCGGTAGTGACGGTGCATGACCTACGAGGAATGTATGGCTGGACGGTCAACGCCCTGATCAACCCGGCCCTGGCTTCCGTCCGCAACCTGGAACCCGATCGAGAACCGATCGTCCGTGAAGCCATCAGCGCCTTCCTAAATCGGGTGTATTATGACCTGCATAACTTAGGCCAAACTTCCCGCGATCGCGCCCTCAACTTCGCCACCACCAACATTTTCCAAGCTGTCTCTGTCTTTGCGGAAGCGATCGCCTCTGGTCGCCAACTCGACACCATCTCCGTGGAGAAAAGCCCCTACTGCCGCATTCGCAGTGATTGCTGGGATGTCTTGCTCACCTTCTTTGACCCTGACAGCAGTCGGCGATCGCGTCGGGTGTTCCGGTTTACCCTAGATGTAGCCGCTAACTTGCCTGTCACGATCGGCAGCATCAAACGCTGGTCTATTCCTGGTCAATCCAACAGTCAATAG
- a CDS encoding DUF5829 family protein — protein MAKSEFISQEFCTISRDTVKTDRESWAVIYLRGKYAYLEIFAPGSAQGLKEGFSGIGLNIQPAGQIDLVEEKLKS, from the coding sequence ATCGCCAAATCAGAGTTCATTAGCCAAGAATTTTGCACAATATCCAGAGATACCGTAAAAACTGATAGAGAGAGTTGGGCGGTAATTTATCTCAGGGGAAAATATGCCTATCTTGAGATTTTTGCGCCCGGAAGTGCTCAAGGGTTGAAAGAAGGTTTTTCCGGTATTGGTTTGAATATTCAACCAGCCGGACAGATTGATCTTGTAGAGGAAAAACTAAAATCCTGA
- a CDS encoding transposase: MTQLLQKFTEQAVIENFFARLKQYRAIATVYDQTARNFLGAIYLAAIVVWLN, from the coding sequence ATCACACAATTGTTACAAAAGTTTACTGAACAAGCTGTAATTGAAAATTTCTTTGCGAGACTCAAGCAATATCGCGCCATTGCTACCGTTTACGACCAGACCGCTAGAAACTTTTTAGGCGCTATTTATTTGGCGGCTATCGTTGTCTGGCTTAACTGA
- a CDS encoding transposase — MIFIDETAFWVGMSREIARSEKGKKAFCLRYFYKGRKMTLIGAISIEGVVAKKAIEGSMKGEDFQEFVEPDLVPKLNPGDVVVMDNLNIHKREGIEELIAESGSPSRIFTTLLTRL; from the coding sequence ATGATATTCATTGATGAGACAGCATTCTGGGTGGGGATGAGTCGGGAGATAGCCAGGAGTGAAAAGGGTAAAAAGGCATTCTGTTTAAGATACTTTTATAAAGGGAGAAAAATGACCTTGATTGGGGCAATAAGTATTGAAGGAGTTGTAGCGAAAAAAGCAATTGAAGGCTCGATGAAAGGAGAAGATTTTCAGGAGTTTGTGGAACCGGATCTGGTTCCGAAGCTGAATCCAGGGGATGTGGTAGTTATGGATAACCTTAATATCCATAAAAGGGAAGGTATCGAAGAACTGATTGCCGAGAGCGGGAGTCCGAGTAGAATATTTACCACCCTACTCACCAGACTTTAA
- a CDS encoding transposase: MPRAGVRVEYLPPYSPDFNPISMLWSTVKSLVRMFPTRAMSVLEQLIELALMLIAIHTFKNWFTKCCYCTN; encoded by the coding sequence TTGCCGAGAGCGGGAGTCCGAGTAGAATATTTACCACCCTACTCACCAGACTTTAATCCGATTTCTATGTTGTGGTCAACAGTGAAGTCACTGGTAAGAATGTTCCCAACACGAGCAATGTCGGTGCTAGAACAGTTAATTGAACTTGCTCTGATGCTGATTGCAATACATACGTTTAAGAACTGGTTTACTAAATGCTGTTATTGTACTAATTAA